From Malus sylvestris chromosome 1, drMalSylv7.2, whole genome shotgun sequence:
CCTCCCTGGAATCTGAAATTGAAAAGTCCttattccttgatgatttggagtcctaattcCCCTCCTACACAACCTTGACGTGCCTTCTattctccctataaatatattGTGCCGCAGCACTCAAAAATCACCCACTGTCCATCACAATTTCGTGCCATACATCCCTTATATACATACATCCCTCTAGTGCCGCAGCTTTGcaaggagaaaggagaggagaCCCCAGGAGCCGTGCTTACCATTCAAGAcctttggattgctggagcattcttaggtgtattctatcttttgtttcaatgttgaaatttaattgtgtttgtttaattgcaaataTGTGGAACTAAACTCGTTTTAGTTAGaggagaattcaaagccatgaacatatatgtgatatgaattgattacatccagttatgatttcataaatcgtgaatacAATtcacttatttgtttgattgataacttattcttgtgtgttaattaaggatgcatacttagtttgcatgcagggatttgatgctaggatataagggaatttcacctaatcgttatgaacttatattcataagtagtaaaagtcactagtcatgattgtgttaagtgaattcttggcaggagtatcatccagttcatagttacgaatgcctcgtcaatgcttatgattttcataaaacttaatgatcttttatatgtatctctattatgcagttcatgtagggaacttgataacaataatttggttgtgtcgctgagtccaattcaatgaatttaggaaaatttgaaagttaatttgtgcttctcatgattaatttggagcattgtcattcatggtttatcgaaagaataactggaaatcgattcgtatgcatatgtgtcatgtgtggaaaaggaccctctaactagccattCACCCATTCAATTCACCAATCTCGTTTCAAATTACTTAGAGTCTTAAATCTACttgtttatactttaaattcgtcaaaaaacccaatcccctttactttattatgtcaaattagttagaatctgtctgAACttgtgttttaagtgttttgagtcttactagtcttaaattcgtccaaataactccctagagtctgttttgagtctaattgctaatattgtgctgttttgagtctgcTTCgtgtgttttgagttttttagagtctagttaagtgtttttaagtctcgttttgtgtttttgagtcatatttgtgtagattagcagccctagttaatctccggcctagaacgatccctacttatccatactacaactatcttaatagggtttaatttgtgtgctagttAATATTTATGAAAGTTGACCAATAACTAGGCAATATTTATAAAACTAAaccactatttatgaaagtataACAAttactatacactatttatgaaactatacCTAATAACTAAGTACTATTTATGAACCATGACCAAGAAcaaggcactatttatgaaagtgaacCAAGAActagatactatttatgaaactagaccaataaatagtgtagtatcattcagtttaataaatagtgttataaatagtgtagtatcattcagtttaataaatagtgttcaatttcataaacaatATCTGTGATGGACGTGAGGTCCAGCgcatcaggtttttttttttcatattaaaattatgtctttttcattaaaatttaagttcttttgttctttttattaaaagttaagggtttttttttattaatagttaattctttttcattaaataaagttataacatggtttttggttaaaataaacttagcacAAACCCTTTTTATGAAAGCTCCCTTTTTTATTAAGAGTGTAgttattgacacttcaaaatTCTCATTGTACACTTCAAcattctatatttagaaagaaaaaaaaacatcagaGGAGTGCACAAAgaaatttttggagtgtcaTATCAACACAgttcatttaaaattttaatattgaaTAACTTATTTTCCCTAATATAAAATGACtgtttttgtcacatcccggcccgggcccccatcacatccaaggctcgactccaccgtagcacgatattgtccgctttggaccccaaccacgccctcaaggttttgtttctgagaactcacacaagaacttcccagtgggtcacccatcctgggattgctcttgcgcaaactcgcttaacttcgaagttccaatGGGATCCGAAGTTagtgaactcccaaaaagcctcgtgccaGGTAGAAatgggaatatatatatataaggcttacagaatCCATTCTCATGGACAATGTGGGTGTTACAGTTTTGGCCCAAAATGTTTTTatgataatgttttttttttctgggaatACACCATCAAGCCCAATGTGAAATAACCTACATCTCAAGaatatttttttctcaaatcTCATACCTATTTTCATCCTCCATTGTAgaataaaataatcctaaacCCACAAAACACATATCCGCACATTTCGATGAAAAACCAATTTACGTTTTATGAGTGAAACATAGAATCGAAAGTTTAGAGGCTCTACAAGAGGTATGACTTAATATTTTGCATCAACTTAAGTGATGTCATATGGATGTTCAAAACCTAAACAACGAGACAATCTTTAAAAttgtaaagagactttggtaGTAAACACATTTCAATAGATCTCTACCGAAAATATAGAGACACTCATTTGGTATCTACTAACGATTTAAAACAATTTCGGTTGGAACTGTATACGTTTTTTGTTGGAAGCTACTGaacttttaaaacaatttattcCTAGAGATTTTGGGGTTGAGAGGGTGGTTTGGAAAGTTAAgtgggtgtattaagataattctTTATTTGAAAAGTATATGTGAGGTGTTTTCAGTAAGTGAGGTCGATTTAACAAATTGTGTGTGTCAATAAAACCATACCCTTATTAACTTAATCTCACAAGAACGTCCATAAACCTAGAGTTATTTTATTGACACCTCAcacaattttaatattaaagtaCTTATAGTCTGTATCTGTATTTAGGCCCTATGagagtttaaattttttataaataaaattaaaattaaaaatacccCCCAAGTCGTTTTTAACTATAGATAACTTGTATCCTAAGATTCTTATTCTTCAACCTCTCAAACCACTCTCCCACCTTCCATTGTTAAACAAAGCCCTAACTGTAAATGCCTTGGTGAAAAAACTTATTTTTGAATGGAGCATGACATCGTCTGTTTGGAGGCTCCCTATGCGGTATGActtcaattttgtttaattattttatatcaatttgaatgACCTTGTAATGCTTGGGAAAACTTAGTTCCAAATTCATATTTTCAGTACGTCCCTACCGATACTTTTAACGATTTTTGGTAGGTTCGACCAAATAGGTAAAGTAATTTAATGGATACATGCTGAAATATTAAATCATTCCATTTTACGTACTCTTTGGTTGAAAGCATTGGAAGGACGTGTGACATTTGATTGTGGCCAGAGGTGGGCTGAAATGCCTTTAGCCTTTTCGGACCTCATTAAGATTTAGTCCTACCCTTCAAGGTGTAGGATACCTCAGACTCAGccagaaaaagataaaaaaaaacacccaaaagTTATCATAACTAAATGAAATTTCAGTTGTGGGAAGGCCTAGCTTAAAAACCGACTCATTCATTCTCCTTACCCAAACAAGCaacaaaataaatcaaattgcaGAGAGGatgtattttgtttttcctttttgtcaACAATTGAATGGATGTATCATGTATCATTATGTCAAAATTTGAGTGCCCTATGAAGGTATGGATCCTGTGCAATTGCACAATTTGCTCCTCCTTCACAATGTTGTGTGGTACCAACGAAGACCTTTACTTTTATAGATTACATAACCACAATAACTTCACTCTTGcacttaatattacggtctagtggtattcgtCTTCACTtaaaagtgagaggtcttaggttcgattctcgccaaagacgaatttaaaccatattattataGCTAGCCCATTGGTGAGACTAAACTCACCCTCTTCCCTTAGACCATCTCTAACCCTGGCCTATAACCtattttttcctttctattccccccccccctcaaATCCAACCCAAGCCAAGCTTAAAAttggacctaaaacctaaaacctaaaacctaaaacaaaGCTGGATTTAGCCCAGGATTACTGGGGTTGGCccaccatatatgtatattttatttagttttatatttataaattcaatgaatctaacaattaagatctaatttgatgaaattcaacggtaaaaacaaaaatttaacggtccaaatttaaatctaacggctaaagtaattaaaaaaaatcttttatgtgtttcatattttttttcatagtgtTTAACGAGTTTCATGATGTCAGTTAGTGATTTTTTAGTATTTGTCAgactttaaatatttttagattaaaatattcataaaattaaattaggatagtctacataattttttcttttaaaaaggttactttaagaaaaatattagcctaaattcattctttaataatctagggctaaaattttaggccagaagAGTTTGAGCAGAAAAATTGTTTCTggattaaaacataaattttctgggctaaaatttttttgttttagaccaagggttggagatggtcttagtgtaaataatattttttgtcaaaaaaaataaaaaaaataaaattatcctCATCATAAGCGGATTAAGAATTCCAATACATCTAGCTTTTTCTTAATTAAGTACAAATAGAATAGGAAAACTCATCTGTCCATATTACTCATTCTTaccaatttggtatcagagccaatccctggccggaagtgtgccgacgaggacgtcgggtcCCTAAGGGaagtggattgtaacatcccacatcactaggggtgaggatcctataagccttatatttatattctcatctctacatAGCATGatgctttttgggagctcactggctacgggttccataggaactccgaagttaagcgagaaagaggctagagcattcccaggataggtgacccactgggaagttctgcttgcgtgagttcctagaaacaaaactgtgaaggcgtggtcggggcccaaagcggacaatattatGTTACAGTggagttgagcccgggatgtggtgggggctcgggccAAGATGTGACAAAGTGACTAAGAGacaacatttttttaacaaatgataatatctacactaaaagaGAAGGGGTGCACTTAGTCCACAATGGCttacaataatatggttcaaaaattgaacctaagacctctcacatACAATAAAGAGGAATATGACTAAACCATAATATCAAGTGGCGACTAAAAGACCATGTTAACTCTATAATATTTCTCCCAAAAAGTGCGGCATTGGGTAAATATtccaatatatacatatgtccAAACAAAGGTCTATCTTGAGTTATTTTAGGTTTTGGGCCTCTCTGAAACTGATTGATCAGTGTACAACAATTCCCAACTTGCTTATATTTGTTCTGCCAACAATTATTAATTTGGAAATTGCGCACATATATTATCATTGCTGACGTTGACGAAGGCGATAAGTAGGAAGAGCTAAGAGATGATTAGCCCTTGGAACCGTTAGACCGAACTCCTCCGTCATGTCCAACTCAGTTGGCAACATATTATTTGGAAGTTCCCAATCAAAACAATGCACGAGTTGTGCCACCAATAGCAGTACCATCGTGATGCCTAACTGCATTCCAGGGCAACCCCTTCGACCGGAGCCAAACGGAATAAATTGGAAGTCACGTCCGCGGAAATCGATATTGCTGCCATCAAACCTTTCTGGTATGAACTTGTCTGCATCAGTCCACACACTCGGGTTCCTGCCAATTGCCCATATATTGATCATAATACGGGATTTTCCAGGTATGTGGAAGCCATTAACGTTGCAGTCCTCAATGGCTGCATGGGGAAGCAGCAATGGTGCCACTGGATGAAGCCTCATGGTTTCCTTCACTACCTTGTCCAAGTACTCCAACTTCTCCAAGTCTGATTCTTCCACCATTCTCTCCATGCCGACTACATTTTCTATCTCCTTCTGGACTTTCTTCATTACCTGTGGATGCTTGAGGAGTTCGGAGAGTGTCCACTCAGTCGATGTTGCTGTAGTGTCCATCGAACCTGAGAGCATGTCCTGCAACGAAATTGTTGTCCAAAATAAGCACCATTACTTGTTTCGTAGAGAACCATCGTGATTCATATTCGCAATAGAGCAATAAAAACAAGCATGTCaatatatatgaattagtatcaTATTACTTACCAACATTATAGCTTTGATATTGGAGCGTTCAATTCGGTACTCAGACTCTACTGATCCCATGAAGCCCAACATGACATCAACAAAGTCCTTAGGTCTTTCTTCGCTGGTAGACTGAAGATGCTCGTCGATGATCTTCTcaaaaaagtcatcaaacaccTTGTGAACAACCTTCATGCGCTTAGTTAACCCCTGGAGGTCAAGTGGAGCAAGAAAAGGGATGTAATCACCAAAGTTAGGGGTGGCAGCCAAATGCATGCCCTCTTGGACCACTGCCTTGAAACCCTTCTCATCCAATTCTTTGTCCTTGTACTTCTTCCCGAACACCATCAGGCAACTAATGTCTGCGCTGAGAGACGAAACCTTGGCACTGAGATTCACAGTAACACGATCACGAGCAGCCTCTTGAATAAAGTTAATCAAGAGGGCAAGCTCTTCTTTCCTCGTGGACTTGAAAGAGTTGATCTTGTGGGCGCTAAGCAATTCAAGGGTGCACATCTTACGCATGGTTCGCCAATAAGAGCCATACTCGCCAAAGGACAAATTCCTTTGTCCCCAAGAGATATGCTTTGCAGCTTCAAGTGGTGGCCTACTTGCAAAATTAAGGTCATGTGTTTTGAGAAACAGCTCAGCAGCCTGAGGGGATGAGGCAATAATGACAGGAGCAAGCCCCAAGCGCAGGTACATGATGTCGCCGTGCTTTTGGGCTAGTCGATGCAGATCCCGGTGAGGGAACTCCCCTAACATGTGCAGATTTCCGAAAAGCGGAAACCCTCTGGGACCGGGAGGCAGTCTCTTCTTTTTGTTGTTGCTTTTGGTCCATGCTTGCAGCACATAAACAAGTGCTAGCAACCCAACAATTGCACTAACCCAATCCATGGCTAACTATACAGAGCTAAGGTTTGTGTTCTCAAATGGTGGACTAGTTTAAGTGCTGGTTTAAAAGCACTGTAAATATTTATAGGGATCTCACCACTAGGTTAGTTACAATATCAATGACATGAGTAGGGGCAATTTCAATCTCTTATGTGGGGATCCAAGCGTTCCTTGGTTATTTATCCGGCACTAAAAAGGGAACTAAAAACAGCCACTTAGGTTAGCCTGGTGGTGAGTAGTGATGGGTTTGGTTTCATTCAGTTTGGGTTTTTGCCAAAGCCGCAACCGAACCAAAAATTTTGTTTCGGTACAATTAGGTTCGATTTTCTTTCGGGTTTTTTCAGTTCggatatatttttagtttggttTTGTTTAGTTCAGtttcggatttttttttctaaattttataaaacctttttttttaatatgaaatttaGAAAATGAGCTTGCATTGGTAgactaataataaaaaaatgaggaaGGTGGGAAGGTACAAGATCATATAAACAATTATATTCTATCAACAACCtcaaatgcaaaaaaaaaataaaaacaaataaaaacaaatgatCACCATATCCATTCCGAAAGCAAAACAATAGAAAAGCTCTTCCAAGTTCCAAAATAGGCACATCATTTGTGTACTCAATATAAATTAGTTTCTCAGAAGTTGTCATCCAAAACTTTCCTCTATAACCAACAGAATAACTTCCTTAATTGAACCAAGTATGCTTCTTGAAAAAGCCCTAGACGTAGTTTCAAACTTGGCAACAAAGTTTCACAAAAGAAACATCACAGGCGTACATTCATAAAGTGTTAAAAGGGATtcgatttggttcggtttccaaacctccaaaaccgaaaccaaaccaataAAGTTTGGTTCGATTcagtttttcctttttctgttagtttttttttttgttttttttcagttttcggtttcggttcgatGTTCGGTCTGGATTTTTTCTGTCTTTGGTTTTTTGAATTCACCCTAGTGGTCAGGGTCGTGATAGGCACGGATAAGTAGACTGAGTATAGGGTTCAAAACCTTACCGTTGAAAAACACACGATCGTAGTAAAGTCTAATGCCCAGCCATGCCTGattaattttgtgtttgtttcAATTATATAActgattaattttaatttgtttttgctcACGTCTCGATCTGGTGTCAATTAAAATTAGTAAGAAGTGGATATCGAGGAGgaaataattttataaaaaaggGTCGCATCTTTGTTTCCTTGTGTTTAGTGAGTTTACTGGTTATATTTGGATGGATGTAAATATCAAGGCAAACTTGTGATATGATGTCGATCGTTCTTATGATTCTAGTACAGTATATTCAGCCGGCAGGCAGGCTGGGTCGTATTTGATTTGTCCAAGAAGCGATATTCtatttaaactaatctaaagtAGATGAACGGAATCGAGGTTTGAGTGCACAAGGAGAGCATACTATTGTCGCTAACTTGACTACATCCACATTTGCTAGAATATAAAGTGGTTTTAattcaagggaactttaacaaaaagctcccggtactgttcactttaacgaaaaaccacatttttacactaaaaagccaatcatggtactatttattttaccctttattttatccttatcgttaaaactcaaagttatcaaacccttttcattagttttttttttttttttgttttttcaaaggGAAAGTATCAAATCTCACACACAAGACAGAACAACACCTCCTCCGTTGGTAGATTAGGGACCGCAAAGACCAAAAAATTGTTGAAGAAATATCAAAATCTTACTCATGCCATGGCCATAAACAGGAACTAAACTCACATTTCTACAAAAGAGAAAATTAATTCGACAGATCTCCTGGTCCCtacagaaaggaaaaagaatttcACATTCTTCCAATAGGGGAGGGAGGATTAagaaaatctgattaattcaatagatctcCTGGCCCCTGCGAATTCGCATTGAATGTGAAGACAATCCAATGACGGTGATGAATCTACTCCTACAAGAAAAGGGTGAACTAATTGCTCTAAGGttctgtttggacccaaaataaTACTTTGGGCCGAGTCCATGATTGTTTCCGGTCCAATAAGAAGTATTAGGAATATTCCTACCTTGGGCCTAGCCCAGTAGAGTTCAACCAAATTCTATCAGAAAATGGTTTCGCCTGGATAAGAGTGAAGTGGTCGAATCCTAGTACAATAAGGATTCTTTAGAAGCTAAGGATGCTTTGAATCAGAAAAGATGTCGAGAGTCAAGGGTTGAATCTGAGTGATCAAAGAACTTGGTTTAGAATCCTATAGGAATTAGGATTGGTTAAGACCTAATCAATTTGGGTTGAGGAATTCTAATCCGAGTGAAATTCTGACTCGATTATTGAGGAAATTGCTACTATAAATAAGAAAGGGGTGCGTCATTCAAGGCCCTCTAAATCAACACACAATTGGCCTGTGCAAACAACCTCTCAAagaccttgagatttttattttccttttccctgccaacacaccttcagtttggataaacaacactgtggaGTCAACCAGCATCATCTTCAATTTGCTTAAACAGCACTGAAACATTACAATTAGCCGACTgagaagcaccttcagtttggataaacaacactgcttcAAGATCGActagttatttatccaagtctcgatcaaCAAGGATTTCCGAGTCCTTATTggaagaggtcatctcattagccttttcaACAAGGTGAGATGTTACCGCGTTACTTCATTCGGCACACTGAAAGCTAAAATTGGTATTTAACTTCGTaaaactagtagccttgtctttaggctctaAAACCCGAAggctgagacgtgttccttccttgaCCGCAGTCGCGAGATCAAGAAGTCAACACCGCGCCCAACACCACATTAACATTCATTACTCCTCGGCTGAGCTTGGTTGaagagttggcacgccccgcatttgACCGAATGACATAGTTAGCTCACTAATTACTCGATCTGCGCACCACGTAGGTTAAGTAATTTTTAGAGTCAACATGTTCATAACACCATTGCGTTGGCATTACGAATATTTGAAAGGTCTGGTTGCATTTGAATGACTGGAATTTGAAACCACTAAAtcaaatgaagaaaaagaacaGATAAATTATATAAGCGGAAAATGCTAAAATATGTTTCACATAAATCAAGTCTCAAAAGAGTCAGTACCACACGAGCAATTTTAGGTCCAAGAGTAGTGCTTCTTAGCACAATGCTacaaagtaaattaaagaacctTGGTTTGGCAAGTAATGCAGAGTCTTGAATCATGATTCACTACTCGAGCAATTTGAAGCCATTCATCCCTCTTCCGACTCTGCCAATGAGTCCAGAAATGAGAATGAAACCAGAACAGAGGACGATTTAAGTTTAAGGGACAGACTATTCTCTC
This genomic window contains:
- the LOC126621787 gene encoding cytochrome P450 71AU50-like → MDWVSAIVGLLALVYVLQAWTKSNNKKKRLPPGPRGFPLFGNLHMLGEFPHRDLHRLAQKHGDIMYLRLGLAPVIIASSPQAAELFLKTHDLNFASRPPLEAAKHISWGQRNLSFGEYGSYWRTMRKMCTLELLSAHKINSFKSTRKEELALLINFIQEAARDRVTVNLSAKVSSLSADISCLMVFGKKYKDKELDEKGFKAVVQEGMHLAATPNFGDYIPFLAPLDLQGLTKRMKVVHKVFDDFFEKIIDEHLQSTSEERPKDFVDVMLGFMGSVESEYRIERSNIKAIMLDMLSGSMDTTATSTEWTLSELLKHPQVMKKVQKEIENVVGMERMVEESDLEKLEYLDKVVKETMRLHPVAPLLLPHAAIEDCNVNGFHIPGKSRIMINIWAIGRNPSVWTDADKFIPERFDGSNIDFRGRDFQFIPFGSGRRGCPGMQLGITMVLLLVAQLVHCFDWELPNNMLPTELDMTEEFGLTVPRANHLLALPTYRLRQRQQ